In Actinomyces marmotae, the DNA window GAGGACGTGCGCGCGCGCCTCGACGTCCTGGCCTCCTACGCCGATGAGTGGACCGACCTCATCCATCGGCTCCGCCTCCTGACCCAGGAGGCGCGGCCGATGGACCTGGACGGGCGCAGCGAGCTCCTCCTATGGCAGGTGCTGTGGGGAACCTGGGCCCCCGGCAGCGCCGACCCGATGACCCCCGAGCGGCTGACCGCCTACCTCATCAAGGCCTCCCGTGAGCAGAAGACCTGGACCACGTGGACCAGTCCGGACACCGCCCGCGAAGAGGCTCTGACCGGCTACGCCGCCCACCTACTCACCGATCCCGCCGTCGCCGAGCAGATCGAGGCCTTCGCCTCGCTCACCGCCCGCGAGACCCGCGCGATCGTCCTGGCGAACAAGGCCCTCACCCTGACCTGGCTCGGCGTGGCCGATGTCTACCAGGGCTCGGAGATCACCCGCACCAGCCTTGTCGACCCGGACAACCGCCGACCGGTGGACTACCGCGGCGAGGGCGGCCTGGAGCGGATGCTCTCCCACCTGGACTCCGGAGCTCCCGCGCGCGGCCTGGACGAGGAGAAGCTCGCGCTGACCGCCGCCCTGCTGCGCCTGCGCCGGAACCGCCCCGAGACCTTCGTCGGATCGCGCTCAGGCTACCGGGCGATCCCCGTGACCACGTCGCACGCCTTCGCCTTCGCCCGCACGCTCGACGGCGAGGAGGACGTCATCGTCGTCGTGCGGCGCCTGGGCAGGCGCCTGGCGACCCTCGGGGGCTGGCGCGAGCACTCCATCGTCCTGCCCGAGGGGGCCTGGCGCTCGGTGATCACTGATGCCGAGACCGGCGGGGGCACGCTCCCCCTGGCCGATCTCATGGGCGACGCTCCCGTCGTCGTCCTGGCCCGCCAGGCCTCCCCCGCGGCCGCGGATGAGGAGGGCCCCGGCCATTGGGCCGAGGGAGCGCGGGCCCGCGAGCGGAGGGAGGCTCGGCCATGACCGGCGCGGACAGCCGCGCGGCGGGCGCGCGCCGCCCCTGGGAGAGCCCCGCCCTGCCCGTCGGCGAGAGGGTCCCCGTGTGGGCGCCCGGCGCCGGCCGCGTGGAGTTGAGCCTTCCCACCACCGGGGAGGCGCTGCCCATGGAGCGCGTCGGCGACGGCTGGTGGGTGAGCCCCCGCGCGCTCACCCCCGGCACGGACTACGCCTTCCGGGTCGATGGCTCCCCCGACCGCCCCGACCCGCGCAGCGCCCGCCAGCCATACGGGGTCCACGGCCCCTCCCGCTACATCGATCCCTCGGCCTGGGCCGGGGCGTGGACCGATGACGGATGGGCGGGCAGGGACGTGCGCGGCGCGGTCATCTACGAGCTGCACGTGGGGACGTTCACGCCCGATGGGACGCTCGACGCGGCCGCGGGGCGCCTGGGGCACCTGGCCCGGCTCGGGGTGGACATGGTCGAGCTCATGCCTCTGGCGCCGTCGCCGGGCGCCTCGGGCTGGGGCTACGACGGCGTGAGCCTATGGGCCGTCCACGAGCACTACGGCGGGCCCGAGGCCCTGGCCCGCTTCGTCGACGCAGCGCACCGCGAGGGGATCGCCGTGTGCCTCGACGTCGTCTACAACCACCTGGGCCCCTCGGGGAATTACCTGGGCGCGTTCGGCCCCTACTTCACGGCCGCGCACCACACACCCTGGGGCGAGGCGGTGAACTTCGACCAGGCCGGCAGTGAGCAGGTGCGCGCCTACGTCATCGACGCCGCCCTGCGCTGGCTGAGGGACTTCCACGTCGACGCCCTGCGCCTCGACGCAATCCACGCCATCGTCGACGACTCCCCCCGCCATGTGCTCGCCGAGCTCTCCGAGGCCGTGGTGGCCCTGTCCGATGAGCTCGGTCGGCCGCTGGGGCTCATCGCGGAGTCCGATCTCAACGACGTCGGAGTCATCACGCCCGTTGATGAGAGGCCGCCGGCGCGCTCGCCCTCACTGGGCATGACCGCTCAGTGGGCCGACGACGTCCACCACGCCCTGCACGCCCGCCTGACCGGGGAGTCCCAGGGCTACTACGCCGACTTCGCCGCCCCGGGAGCCTGGCTGAGGGCGTACTCCCACGCCTTCCTCCACGACGGGTCCTGGTCGAGCTTCCGGGGGCGCCGGTGGGGCGCGCCAGTGCCGGAGAGCACGGACCCCCGGCGCTTCGTCGTCTTCTCCTCCAACCATGACCAGGTGGGCAACAGGGCTGTCGGGGACCGGCCGGCCGCCTCCATGGGCGATGACGCGCTGGCGGCGCAGGCCGCCCTCGTACTGCTCAGCCCCTACACCCCGATGCTGTTCATGGGCGAGGAGTGGGGCACGCGGCGGCCCTTCCAATTCTTCACCGATCACGACGATCCCGCCCTGGCGGCGGGCGTGAGCCAGGGGCGCAGGCGGGAGTTCGCTGATTTCGGATGGTCGGCCAAGGACATCCCGGACCCGCAGGCGCCGTCCACGGTGGCTTCCTCCCGCCTGGACTGGGATGAGCCCGGCGCGCCGGACCACTCCCGTCTGCTCCAGTGGTTCACGCGCCTGATCGCGCTGCGCCGCGAGCTGGGGTGGTCGCAGCGCCGGCGATGGCCCGGGGTCGAGGAAGCCGACGGCGTCATCACGGTGGCCTACGACGACGTGATCGTCGCGGTCAACCTGTCTGGCCAGGAGCGCCCGGCGCCGGATCACGGCGAGGCCCTCGCCTCGTGGGAGCCCGGGGAGGCGGGCGCCGGCCCGCGCCGCCCCGGTGTCCTCGCGGCGGGCCAGACGCTCATCGCCCGACGCTGATCGCCCGGCGCTCATCGCCGCACCCGCCGAGCGCCCAACACCACCACCACGCACCCCACCCACGCCATCACCGCGCGCCCCACGCCACCGCCAGGCGCCCCACCCCACCCAACGCCACCGCCACACACCCCGCACCACCGCCGCCATCGCTCTTCCTCGATCGCTTTTGTCTCACGACATCCGGGAACGGGGCCGAGAACTACGAGTGGTGGGATTGTCTTGAGAGCTCACTGATAGGCCTCCCGTGAATGAGGAGCTCCCCCTCGGCAGGCTCATGGAACCGCGGCAGGTACGTACGCATCATGCTCTTTCGACGGCCATCAATGCCGACGAGCGCCATGCCGTATCCGCCGTCGACCGGGAAGGAAGCATCATAGAGCGCAAGAAAATCTTCTCCGGGGCGACAGAACCTCGCATTGAGGAACTGATGATAGTTTCCCGCGGAACCTATGAGCGCAGCGAGGGCCGACGGACCGACTCGGGTGACGCCAGGGAAGAGGCCCGCAAGCCCGCCACCCCCTTGCCCATCCCCTCCCCGCGATCATCGCCGCGTGGACGACCGCCCCGGAGCCGGCGAGCGCGGACAGCATTCCAAGGTTCCGGCCCGAGTCAGGGGACTCGCGCCGGGCCCACATGTGATTGAACAATTCTCTCTTGACGGCCGCATGTGATCTGATAAGTCATTCTT includes these proteins:
- the treZ gene encoding malto-oligosyltrehalose trehalohydrolase; its protein translation is MTGADSRAAGARRPWESPALPVGERVPVWAPGAGRVELSLPTTGEALPMERVGDGWWVSPRALTPGTDYAFRVDGSPDRPDPRSARQPYGVHGPSRYIDPSAWAGAWTDDGWAGRDVRGAVIYELHVGTFTPDGTLDAAAGRLGHLARLGVDMVELMPLAPSPGASGWGYDGVSLWAVHEHYGGPEALARFVDAAHREGIAVCLDVVYNHLGPSGNYLGAFGPYFTAAHHTPWGEAVNFDQAGSEQVRAYVIDAALRWLRDFHVDALRLDAIHAIVDDSPRHVLAELSEAVVALSDELGRPLGLIAESDLNDVGVITPVDERPPARSPSLGMTAQWADDVHHALHARLTGESQGYYADFAAPGAWLRAYSHAFLHDGSWSSFRGRRWGAPVPESTDPRRFVVFSSNHDQVGNRAVGDRPAASMGDDALAAQAALVLLSPYTPMLFMGEEWGTRRPFQFFTDHDDPALAAGVSQGRRREFADFGWSAKDIPDPQAPSTVASSRLDWDEPGAPDHSRLLQWFTRLIALRRELGWSQRRRWPGVEEADGVITVAYDDVIVAVNLSGQERPAPDHGEALASWEPGEAGAGPRRPGVLAAGQTLIARR